A portion of the Methanomassiliicoccus sp. genome contains these proteins:
- a CDS encoding KGG domain-containing protein — protein MAEKKRTKSGEMTTAEAGRMGGEKTSETHGKEFYQEIGQKGGEAEHECRGRECTHPSHQRERSGTSGESTHEKLSEAGRKGAEAQPTEAKRKGGEHSHKND, from the coding sequence ATGGCTGAGAAGAAGCGTACCAAGAGCGGAGAGATGACCACGGCCGAGGCCGGCCGCATGGGCGGCGAGAAGACATCCGAGACCCACGGCAAGGAGTTTTACCAGGAGATCGGTCAGAAGGGCGGCGAGGCCGAGCATGAGTGCCGGGGACGCGAGTGCACTCATCCCTCTCACCAGCGGGAGAGGAGCGGCACCTCGGGAGAGTCCACTCACGAGAAGCTGTCGGAGGCCGGTCGCAAGGGAGCGGAGGCCCAGCCGACGGAGGCCAAGCGCAAGGGAGGAGAACACTCTCACAAGAACGATTGA